TACTAAAAAGCAGactaatttttgtttaatttttaaatcgtagAGGACCAAGAAAAAAGGGGAGGGTAATTTCTAAAATCatgatttgaatataaaaaaaagcatacgtacttattttcttgataaaatggtatattttttacattgaaacATAGACATGATAGAGCATCAGGTAACTTAAGgctgttaaaaaatattgaaatatgaaacaaaaacaaagaatcAACGACAAACACAAATTTACGCAACCAGAATTGCACGATTCTGTCCGTCACATTCATAAAATAACTCAAAACTGTTAGGGTTCTAGATctctatttaatttttttgaacaGAATCACTACATTTTAAGGTCACTCTATAGaatcatcatcagtttggtcACCTGCATCTACcaaattatcattatcatcatctTCGTCATCGTTTGCAATATATATCAACTTTTTGATAATCCTTCATAATACAAGCTTTCGAGCATTCACAGCCATCTGTTCAGGATAAACCTTGCAAACACATGAACATCTTTTGTTGGCGCAACCAGCTTATCAGAATTAATAAAGCATATAACGCTGGTGGATGGCCTAGCCAattcactggggtaaagctgatgaccgtaacccaagatgtcggatgaaaaattaggtcagtttttttattgtctgttaaggtgtttctacatcattttctttacaaagcatactttgatacgatgtaaatttataaaagattcacacggaagtcacaaatctctaccgaggaacgtgtaaaaaacgggaatttggatttgaaaaattcgctaagatgaccgtaaatcgtaatcaagatgaccgtaacaggattagcgattcataacaaggctgaccgtaattggttaaaagatgaccgtaaattgttaaggatgaccgtaactttTCAAGGATGACCGtcaattctaagaaatatccATATTTATATTCACAACTATTTGTCGAGTTTGTCTCAATAGGGGTTCGTTTAGcggttataaatatgttttatcaatttcttttcAACTATTTGCCGTATTTAGAGTTTATGACAATGATAGTAAATTGCATATTTCtcgtaaataattaaatatttaaggaatgactgttatattttttttctttctttgaagaaataacattaaaaaaattggtgcacactgatTAACGCGCgaagcgggttatttaacagtgtgcatcacattttttatgttatttcttcaaagacagaaaaaaatatcacagtcatttcttataattcaattctaaattccattttaaaccatagaaaaccatgaaaaaacgtttgatgacgtcacggtcacatgactaaattatgtctatgggctcataacaaaataacgtcagccaatcagaagacgcgttacatccaaaattaaattatttattgataacaacGTTAAAATTTGactacaaatcaaatattttatttttccaatcaGGGTCCCAAAGCGGGCATTTATACAATTACCAATAATGAAAGTATATGcaacaaacattgaaaattatataacgTGACAGATATTATAATAGACAAATGACAATGAATTTGTTCATCTGTATAGGAGACACCAAGAGACGGTGCTGTAGGATATACTGTTGATTGCGATAGGTAATAACAGCAATCCTCCTCGTGTCAGAAGcagatgaacaaaaataaatagagaaaCTGAATCCTGTCacttaaaaaatatcttttttaaataacaacaataactaATTTGGCGAAACATGGAATATAAATCTGCTATTTGCAGTGTTTAACCAAGAATATACACAACTCTTTTCATACAGTTGAGTTCTCGCAAGACATCAGCCGTAGCAATTTCTCTTGAGAATTTAAGTCTATGAAATTGGAACATGATTCAGATGTGATATAAATAGTGTCTGTCTTCgttatattttgtgcaataaaAGAGAATTAAATTGCTGACATACGGTCTAAGGTTTGGAGGAGTACCCTGGTATCGTTCTATTTTAATCTGCAAATGGTGAGATGACACCCTCAATTTTGTTAATGATCTCCTACGCTAAAATTTtgttatgatatttatatagatacTTTTCGAAACCATAATTATCCTTAACTGTCACATAAGTGCGGAGCTCTCCTTCTGAATTCTTGGTCAGTTGATCCTTCAAAAATTTGTATGCACGTCTCTTTCAATATTTTCCTGATggtattatttgaaattttttcccCATTATTTAGATTTGCAAACCCATGAAGTATTTAAAATGTGTTGGCTACAGCTATACCATGACGATTTATGCTGAGAATATAGAGATTTGAATGCTGGTATGCATCTTgtaataaaggaaattattcttattttttagtcaAAGCCAATAATTCAAAACAGACCTCACTAATTAAAAGTACAGTGGAAACCGACCAAGTTAAAAATAAGGCTGcacaatttgtgtttttatttgtgcCGACCAGAATGAATTTACTATATTTACTGCATAGCTTTTCacaagttaaatttgaatacattttatccATGCAAATTAGTTGGTTTCCATATCTAAATTTTGCTATCAAGGGATTGAATGAGCTCCAAATTTCACTTCCATATAGAGGAATAAGCTTAATAGCATGCTCAAAAACATGCATACAGTACTAGTTTTTAAGGATTTAGATAATACGCCTACTAATATTTACATGGTCTAGAGATTTTTCCAAATAGTTGGGAAGGTCATTGATGAAAATCTTAAACAGGTTAGGACTTATGTTATCTCCTTGTATAACTCCAAACTGTGTAGGGAAGAATATATTACAAATTAACAGCGATGCGACgaaaagttgaagaaaaaaaaacattgattaagCATATTAAGATTATCCAGCGGAATCAGATTAAAATCTTAACATCTGCcttgaaatatacaaacaacCATTGACAACACCGGATCCGATGGAACTGCAAAATTTATTCGGCATTCAGTTGGATTTCAATTCGGAAATGAAGTCTTCGTATCGCCCTATCTCTTTTAGTTGTGCTTCAATATTTGGCAAtagttcataaatataaaaaagatgtggtataattgctaattagacaactctccaaaagacaattctccactggagaccaaaatgacacaaaaatcaacaactataggtcaccggacggtcttcatcaatgagcaaagtacataccgcatagtcagtatAAAAGACCCcctaaataacaatgtaaaagaaattcaaacgagaaaactaacgacctaataAAGTTCATTTTGGACATAATCGCCATTGACTTTAAAATTGGAGGAACATCTTTTGAATGCTATAGTTAGTTCTTCTAAATTTATGGTTTTCACTtgtataatttagattttttacagGTGCCCTCCAACAATAGATATGCAACACTATCGTGCAAAGCAGGTGCAACATATATACACCTGTTTCCTTAAGTTATAAGTTACAGGcaggttaaaatgtttatatagtaAGCACATTGTCTACAAGATAGCTCATGTTCAAAGCTAGCAAGATTCCTCTTTCATTCGGATACGATTTAATACAGTTGGTGAACTATGTATTTGAAGCAAGTCTTATTTTCTTCTACCTATAGGATAATGCAGTCTTATAAATACGTTTTATACCAAcacaattaaattattattcgatacaaaaaaggtaatacAAACACGGACATCTGTTAGAATCGATGGTCATCCTttacaaattacggtcatctttttaccaatcacggtcatcttgaaaatattttacttacgatttacggtcatcttagcgattttttcaaatccaatttcctGTTTCATACACAATTCACGGTAGTAATATGTGATTTCCGTGTGattcttttatacatttacatcgtaccaatgtatgctttgtaaagaaaatgctttagaaacacttaacagacaatacaaataatgacctaatttttcatccgacatcttgggatgaccgtgaatgcagttacgatcatcagctttaccccagtgcaATTGATACTGATCAAATCGTTTTAAACAATACATCCATAGTTGTTTTGCGACGGACCAGAGTTGTGTTCAAGAGCAAATTTCCAAATCTTCATCTGAAAGTTGGTTCGTTGCATGTGATTTAACATTGCATCTTTTGTTAGGGACAGTAGATGacaatgcatgttttttttgcatttcaaaaagttgtttaATCTCAATTTATCGATGTTGATAATTTCGTAGCCATATGTAGAACACAAAAACCTCGGTGTTTTCGACAACTCTTCGCCTACCTATTCGAAGTTTTCCCCAAGACGTTTGAAAACTTCACAGAACGTGTCAAAACGCCGAATGCTTTGCTTTCCTTTACCAGTGTTCTACCAACATTCTCAAGCAATTTCACATACATTGATTGCACATTAAATAATCTGCATCTGGAAGGCGTACAAGTCAGACTAACAATATTAGAATTGATGTTACTGTGAAAATAGCAGGCCATTACTTCCACATCAGTGTCAGAAGTAACCTTTGTCTGCTGCGTATTTTTGCATGAAGAAACATTTTTGTCAGCTTCTTCCTGTTTGCTTAGAAGCTCAGAGCATTCTACTCTATTTCATttgtcaacatatattttgtggcACATGCTTCcatgtgatacaaataaatgtataccTTCCAAGTGTAAGTCTATAGGATTGTTTACTCTATTCCGacacaaataattcaacaagaGCAACTTTGTTTCTCCACACTAACAAACATATCTTCCATTGCCAAGGACACGATTGTGATGATCTTGAACTTATCCTAATGATTTGCCCTCCAAAGGAACTGCCGTTCTAATTTTTTATGGATATCGTGGGATACTTATCAGTGACAAAATCAATGCAGGGAACTTGAaaataaaaggtttttttttaaaactacaatTGTCAAATAAGAAAAGCACTTGGTATTCTAGTAATGGATTGAACGACTGCCATGCcatcaaatatccacatgctTTCATTATGAATGATCCTTTTCTATAAGACCACCCAGGAcaggtttgtttttctttacacGTGTACCATCAAAGTTTGCAAATGACCATGTAAGGACCTTATTCAAACTGGAGAACCTCTCATTCACATAACCAACTGTCTTGTCCCGGCTATGACAAACTggagacaaaaaaaatgtttctgctttcaattttttgttgttcttgTCAGGCATTAACTGCTTGCCTTTCATTTCCTTCTTTGAAAATGTAagcaatgattttcttttgattGGTTTGAAGATTTCGGTTGACTTTTGAACAAGCCATTCtgtaatgaaaatttctgaagCAAACTTTCCCTTTTTATACACATTAAGAAGGTCGCACATTAATTCTGAAGAAGCCACAGAACCCTAGGACAAGCCATATAACTGCAGAGATGTTACAAATGGATTTGGCCAGCTTTGCAGTGtcttgaaacaatttcaaaacatccCTTACATCTAACTTCATTCGAATTTTTCAAAGTTCTTTTTATGAGGATGTTGTAGGGTTAACCATTTCTACCAAGTagcaacattttaaatatattgaagcTCTTTCGTGTGCATTTAACAACCATCGTTTAacagaatctttatttaaactgacACCAACAATgccatttgtttttttgtatctctAAGAAACCCAAGAAAGTAAAAAGTCAAAGCTATGTTTGTCGTTCCAATGACGTAACAATCTTTAACCCATTCACCACAGagctaaaacacaaaatgaagCACAATTTTATTGAGTTcgatagagtgcaccttttctgaatgcaaatatttaaccttcatttgtatttttttacatataaggAATGCTGAAACTAGCAACTTTTAACCCAGAGGGATAGTAACCAATTATCCtggttaaaaaaattaaggaatgaAAGGGATGCTAGGTCTTTTTTCAGCATTGGCAACACAAccatcagattttttttattcctttatttgcagtttatttatgttgttgaGCTTTCCTCATCTTCTGTAAGACTGATTGCATTTCTTCCCTCTTCTTCTTTCCTCTGAAGTGAGTTCCCAGCTGTAAAAATAAAGCATATAATtaaactataggtcacttttaattttctcatacaaaaaatcaaaacaccCATGAAGTTTTCTCACATCTTCAGGCTTGTTGGAACAAATAGGGAAAAAGCAACCTCTTAGATCGATTTGCTTGGACCTAACTACATGTTAACTCTTAAACTTGTTTGGTTTGGGTTATGAATCAACTCCATCTGCTTTAcctttaacaaataaaactagaggctctaaaagagcctgtgtcgctcaccttggtctatgagCATATCATAAAcgaaggacacagatggattaatggcaaaattgtgttttggtgataagTTTGTAGATCTTACCTTACTGAAAATACtcgctgcttacaattatctctaacTAATGAACCTATCCTAgaagttaaaatcttttgtaaaaatttacaaaatttatgaaaaaaaattactataaagggcaataactccttaattgaccattttggttttgttgacctttttgtaggttttactttgctgtacattttGCTACTTTTGATCCTTAGATTTCTTTAGCTTTATTCAAATCAccaaataaattattcattatttcaaCATTGCAAAAGTGAATCCTTATCTAAAATCTGCATTACAGTCAGCAGTAACCTTCACTTCGGTTGATAATCTAATATTTTTGCTCATAATATATTATCTATGGTTTTAAATCATCATATACctattatttacattgtattcACAGAGACtgaattgtttgtattttaaattgacATAATCAATAGTGCATTGTATTGGAATTATTAACAATAATGTTTTTTACTGGAGTACAGTGATGTCTAAAAACTCCTCCAGACATAACTACATGTAGtacatgttttgaaaaattaagattACAATGTTAAATCAAAGCCTGAAAGGctgtaaaagcaattgctgtcatgtttatgttttggggactttttttcatcaacatatatttaagaattaaacatgACAGGAGTGTTGTCTAGTGAGAATTAAGAAGgttttaactttatttcatttgaagaCTTTGGCagaaagtcatttttaatatgttttttatatttcacaaggagacaACACTTTTACCAGGATAAAGTTGGggtcaaatatacatgtgctgaaACATATAACTCCAAGAGAAATTATTATGGATTATACCCTAGTAGTGTTTGTAACTGggcaataatttcctttattgatttaattttcataattaatttaaatttaacacttcagttaaaacatttcaactttccagacgcaaatgttgaaaaaacgggaaagaaacaaaatattttacaagacataaacatgtaaaaaataaataaatatttcagctgactaaaaatattttcataatgttactttgtcatcatttcttaaaaactaagtCCCAAACATTATTGCTCAGTTGATATGTGTCATCCTCATGCGGTACGAGATAACTATAATTCTCGTGCAATCCCGAAAAGAGGGGCCATcacagacaaacatgacattaaatcgtcattatacgaacaagaacaaacagctctaagttgctttgatatttatccaattttcaggaaacattgtgaaaatgatcttcaatatttcgaaaacatgtgaaataaaattgcaaacacgGTGGACCGTCGAGGGTCAACAAACGTAGTAAACTCGTCCATTGTAAAGACGAGGATAATGGTTTCATCATTTGTCATGCATacccagttttgaatatgatatccaaaaaggatgtactttttttaatctatgaaactagaaaattccaaattgtaaatatctcttCATCTGGACTTGGCATCTATAACGTTTGGACGGGTCCATTTCGATCATTAGTAAGGTGGTCAATAAATCTTACGGAGTTaagacaaaaaaggaaaacaaacttattgttatgtgtttttaaCAAGGGTTTCGTTCCTctaaattatttgcgcaaacaaatcaacaaaataggtCAGTTAACTTTGTCTATATTTAGATTACAGGTAATCATTTGACACTACGTATAACCTGATAACCTGTgtagtgattttgattttacgataatttatgaatgaacgacaattttatgaatgaacaagagcACCTGACCTCTTTCTTAAAAGAAtaccaattaaacatataaaaccgtatattataaaagataattcagtcaaattttcaatactaaatcaacaactgaattgattccatattttgttgaaacatcgtacaaacggaaaacggaatcgcaggtataaaaatgcatttttttcactcgGACGCCTATGTTTTTTGATAGTCAAACGGTTGTCcccctaaatacaaaaatacatctacAAGAACGTATGCTGAAACTTCTTAAATCCACTaacgtttttcaaaagtttcaagctATGTATTGCATTAGAAAACATACATAGGTGTTTAAGTTTGACAGACCAGgagcctgtttaacaaaatactatggCTTGATCTGGGCGGAGTCTCTGATCTGGGTCACAAAGATGGCCATACGCGACGGCATGaaagcaattgctttaaaaaatcacACCTGAAAAAAGACTGACAACCGGACACCAACAAGAAGACTACATGTATAACTCAATATTCTACAACCATTAATTTTTGGTGATGAGGGGGCTATTTTTGAGAGATAAAAACATGTTTCAAACTTAAAAATGCAAACCATTTTTATCCCATGATATATATTACTTACAGTTACAAACATTAAGGGAGATAAACTTGTACAcagtatatttctattttaggGTATGACAGGATTAAATCaacattttcatattcaattatgaactttatatcaaatatatacatgtataaatttataaacctACCCTTCTTTTGGCGAATTTCAATGCCCTTTTATCTTTTGAAATTCTCAACAACTCCTGCATTCTTTTTTCATATGGGGCAAAACCAGCAATTTCTCTGACTAAATCTCGTACAAATTTGGCATGCTTTGTGGCTCtctgaaataaagattaaaaatttatatatatattcaccaGATTACTCAGCAGCAGTCTAACAACAGGCTTCCAAAAATAAGCTGATTGTTGGACAAGCTCaacattttattatcatttattagGATACAAAATTCTTAGGAAGTCAAATATTGGCAACTCACCTATAGGAAAGCTTATTTCAGATAATCAATTTtggaatatctttttttttaaattgagtttTTTACCCATTACACAGAAaattacaaattgttttttgttttcttttaccaTTAGGATCATAGCCTGTTATTAAATAAGAGTACTTAGAACAGTAACAGTTTTTTGTCTAAGTTAGATAGGTTATTCATGTCATAGTGGTCTGTTAAGACACttcttgtaaaatataaaatgtttaagataTTAACATCTAGCAATTCCATCTTCctttcttttaaattgtctttttttccATAAATATGAAGTAtctaaaataacaattattgcTGTGAATAAAGCCATATTTAAAATGTACTTACACCTTTTCTGTATGAAGGTTTAGCCTTTCTTGGGTTGCTGTCAACTCTTGTTACTTTATGGCCTTTGTTTAGGCCAATGGCCATCTGGTATCGAACAGCCATTTCTGAAATATAATATCAGAGTATTATTACCAAAAGTAATGACTCAATAAATTTAGAATAGATTCTACTAAATCATTCATGGTCTCTAAATGGTCACAATTCTAGTCATTATCAACTGATGTATAATAGGTGGAGAACGAATCCATGGAACTAACATGTCTCCACTTGCATTCAACTTTATAAAAGGCCACAACTCCAGAACAGTAAATGGCGTTTTCAGATAATAAGCTTGTGTACAAGTTTcacaacatttggttgaggaATACAAAAGTTTCAAAGAAATTAGGAAAAGATGTACACACAAAGACGTCAAAGTCCATGACAACTCTGACGTCAACAGATAGGGC
Above is a window of Mytilus trossulus isolate FHL-02 chromosome 4, PNRI_Mtr1.1.1.hap1, whole genome shotgun sequence DNA encoding:
- the LOC134714788 gene encoding large ribosomal subunit protein eL36-like is translated as MAVRYQMAIGLNKGHKVTRVDSNPRKAKPSYRKGRATKHAKFVRDLVREIAGFAPYEKRMQELLRISKDKRALKFAKRRLGTHFRGKKKREEMQSVLQKMRKAQQHK